The nucleotide sequence ATCTGGATGTTTTTGAATGAATCCTATTCGTTCGTTGATTTTTTTCTTGGTTTTCTAATCGGGATTTTCCTGCTCTATATGCTGCGGCGGTTTATTCCTGATGCGTTTTATATGGAGCGGGTAGTGGCTGCAATAAAACTGGTGCTCCTGTTTATAAAAGAGCTGCTGTATGCGAACTGGGATATCGTTAAGATCGTGTACCGCCCGAAACTCGATGTGGAACCAGGCATATTCGCCCTGCCGACGACACTTAAAAGCAACTGGGAAATTACGCTGCTTGCCAACTTGATCACGCTGACCCCGGGGACACTTTCGGTTTTTGTATCAAATGACAACAGCAAACTGTACATTCACGCGATGGACCTTCCCGATGTGGAAGAAGGCATTAATTCAATTAAAAATACGTTTGAAAAAGCGATTCGGGAGGTGACGCGATAATGCACGGCCTTCTTGAAACCGTGACTGTCATCTGCATGGTGGTTACAGCCGTATCCATTGTCATGCTCCTCTACCGTGCCATCAAGGGGCCCACAAATCCGGATAGGGCTGTGGCGCTTGATACGATCGGAGTCAATCTTATTGCGATGACCGGACTTTTGGCCATATACATTGTGACGATAGAGTTCAACGATGTCATTCTGTTGCTTGGTATCCTCACTTTCATCGGTACGGTCGCGATCGCAAAATTTTTGGAAAAGGGTGTTATCATTGATCGAAGTCGTAATTAGCATTCTCCTCATCATCGGCACCTTTTTTATTTTCTCCGGATCACTCGGTATCCTGCGTTTTCCGGATGTGTATACCAGGCTTCATGCAGCGACCAAGAGTGCAACACTGGGTGTCAGCGGCGTGCTTATCGCTGCCTTCCTGTTTTTCATTTTTGAAGAGGGCATTGTGAGCGGAAAACTCATTCTTGGA is from Bacillus marinisedimentorum and encodes:
- a CDS encoding Na+/H+ antiporter subunit E, producing MPAQILINIVVAFIWMFLNESYSFVDFFLGFLIGIFLLYMLRRFIPDAFYMERVVAAIKLVLLFIKELLYANWDIVKIVYRPKLDVEPGIFALPTTLKSNWEITLLANLITLTPGTLSVFVSNDNSKLYIHAMDLPDVEEGINSIKNTFEKAIREVTR
- a CDS encoding Na(+)/H(+) antiporter subunit F1; the protein is MHGLLETVTVICMVVTAVSIVMLLYRAIKGPTNPDRAVALDTIGVNLIAMTGLLAIYIVTIEFNDVILLLGILTFIGTVAIAKFLEKGVIIDRSRN
- the mnhG gene encoding monovalent cation/H(+) antiporter subunit G; protein product: MIEVVISILLIIGTFFIFSGSLGILRFPDVYTRLHAATKSATLGVSGVLIAAFLFFIFEEGIVSGKLILGIIFVLLTAPVGGHMISRAAYRTGVELWQKSGHDELVAEIEKEIERNDMKKE